The genomic window gtccaacgtggatgaaaagctgctctctacaacacaacaggcgtacaccaaaggcaagtcagtatacaccgcattgcatagggtggtaataagcatagaaaaagccctggaatataaggaatatgctctagaagtcttcttaagcattgccggggctttctaaatgggcgattattgatggtcttaattacgttaaagtacatccagtcttacccagatggatcgactgcatgttaaactgcagtaagattacatcgcaatggggattgtacgcggccacgaaattagtggacaggggcactccgggtgctatcacctctgctgtggacgctggtcactaaccaactgcttaggggattctacgagggaccagaaaaacttacggtttacgcagatgacattgcatatggtcttgtttacaaagaggtacaaggtccctaattggaccaggcctaagttaggaggggcgaccctacggggaaaccttgcacaaaatatctaggaatgatcctagacagtaagctgtcatggaagctcaacgtggaggagagggtgaggaaggcttaaacggcactttatgcatgtaaaagaatgcaaaagaaccggcatatacgatcagaaggaactcgatgacgatgcctcaaaactaacaaccaaaagcaataattatcatttcactgacacaaattttatagttttttcttccggagttggacacaatcttttcataattttacttaacaatttaagattagaaattgttttcaatttgtattttgacttaccagcaacaacagaatcatgtttaattgtacgccgcacaatcattatagcatcatgtaacgaagctcagtttctttcaaaaatttttcggcaccgccacgtaaaaccaatgcatatgttctagcattaacgcaacctttaaataattataaactataaaaatgaagttaatgtcaaacccactatcaaaccttggaaaatgttgaaatgttcaccaccaacttgacgttcttcaaagtaatcacattgacccaaaacacttgaattaatatcattagctgtagtcataacagctccaccacaagctttcattgtacgtttcaaatcttcttctggtacactaacagaacatttcacgatctgcaaaatactgtgtaccaacatcaccaattggtagtttagaaaacacaacattggcgccttacttacctattttattgtacaggagacgccattcagcattaacaattttctgatactcttggacattggagaccattgctgtggcagagcatttttccaataaagcactttgttgttcctttgattggcgcttccacatgtacagccatgtcatattttggttatgcataattataatgctttacgtatagctttaatgatgatacgtgcatgcacgccttcctcagtatatggtttaacttgttataagatttcacctgcttaaagtactactgaagtggtgccatcgccgacctgataagagaaacatttttattctacacattctaatataacaaaaaacttacctcagcattttgaaatttggcgatgtctactagagttttacggctggattcacaatatacaatagtttcataatggttgccccatcatttgaaattgtggcctttccactggaatcaacaatatgcttgtccatactacgtgaacccaattgaatgcgaggcattgatgtggatatgagttgaggtttaccatgagagctatcggtacccaagcattttttacacaaatactcatgtacccaatacaagttcaggacgttcattaTTATCGACACGCTGTacggtatggcccaaatgttggaaatatgcagttggcactgttgacaaaaaatatggatcaatgaacacaagtaaaagtgaaagtatttttttaccatctcttgttactttacatattagacattggaaacgacgaccagcatctacaagtttctattgagccttgcaacgattagatctaattgcacccaattcaccaaaatttacaatgggtggctcatattcaccctcatccgttcgtgccattggtgagGCGGTAAGTGTAAttgacaaagctgttgtttttaataaatcagctgttgcaggtatgcaatacaaagtcgacctgcaaagaagaaagatcaatgtaattgccaaacaaaacattaatttcgattatcgatacctaacgtaacgtggcgaggagttaccctgatcttctaccacatattttgtggtcaccaatggtggtaataaaccctgttcattagtaataaatgcaccaccagcgctattttgattttcaatgataacgcttatcggatttggcatctgatcgggatctaaacggcgttgggcttgatcatactgttgcggctgttgatatttaccagtaacaggtgcaggtggttgctaaagaaaataacacaaaaataatcatcagcaaatttgtaaattattagttgtattagcatacattataaccaggaggtccggacgtgtccgggtattgggggttgacacgggttgggtggttgactgagcattggcgtctgtccaggttgtgttggtggcatcataaaagccatcaataacaagtgccaagaatatatccgcggcatacctgccgaccaaaatgattcaaggggttgtgattgccaaactcacctacccgtggcgaatcctgtacctaacaatttggtgtgaacaattggtgccagttaaccctctgaaataatcggcgcaattgtacgccattgtgttggcattaattaggcaaaatgcaaaaactttttaTCCTCCTcgcgtgaccattctgtcttctttaagctaggatcaagccattcgtaccagcgtgccttacattgcttggcagatttgcggtgcagcagtgatacaatacgtgaccactggtttttgccatatttcattacagctactttgaggatttcatcctgaaagttatcaatttagttaataaacggccaagagtaaccagtcgcgtcaaatgcttacctcagtgtttctccacacaccaccttttatcataattcgcggcatggtgctatataattgtgaattctttcgatgagcacaaaaatcaaatcaaaaatttttgtcgaaataaacagcaaaaatcattgcatattaaagactttgggaaaattttagaatagcaccccccgagttcggggtaaaacttggtatcaaatgaaagagggagttctcccgatcacaaatatatatattttaaagtacgcaaacttataatttaaaagttatttgttggcaaatttctatagaactttaaattacaatttacacatctttcaaaaccttaatccacatacatatctatataaattggcaacgataaacttaaattgcatttttgtatatttcacatttcatttttgcattgttttcacttattataaatgtttttattaaatcaatcgcgcttttgtagcaacatgcacatatatatttatatatatatatacatatattttattgatgacattacaaagctgtgctgccacatatatatacgtatacacatataaaatttgtatagaaatttgcaaactaacaccaaattacttttaaattataagtttgcgagctttaaaatatatatatatgtgatctggagaactccctgttaattttaaatatttccggagatattccatttaaaactctcaaaattgaaaaaattttcgaccaccaaatgttttgctgtctctgctgaattagaaatggcgaatttttttgcacgcaaaaattacgtattttgctatccctataaaaataataggtacgagagagcacgatacattgtgggaaagctaaatttgtcaacatgctatttcatttgaagaatttttcattccaaatcgtcacccctgtcaaaaattcgtgtgtttgtgtgcgtttttggtcacacgatttttgcagggatgcaagtcattttctgtcaaaaatttctcatgcacatacaacttgtatgagagcaacccaaatttaatttgctgcgtgaaaacctaactcgatttccaatttttgttctgcgtgacatttagatttgactattgcacacatgctttacattgtcgcaacgcatgcttatttgggtaaggcaaaaaacgccggttgtatgcgtgcgctaaaaaaacgcagtgcggttttattaggttggcatgtatgggcaaaattatataaacgctatGGTCGCtttaaagcaaagataacgtacggcgtttcattgtttttcgtatggcgttgtcaaagtgtaagcacgcaaccaaagcatttatgtaaattttttgatACTTCGCcagacagatgaattaatgaatgcaacacaaccaaagcgtctgtgtaaatctgccttaatttttatagctgtgaaagtctcctgcaaataaaatggtgctgtaagtgcaaacaaatcaaactcctatatgacactactttattttctatgtatttttcttgtattttctcttatattttctgtcgagggagccaataaggtttcagtaccggtgtaagtgtgtgaactatatttaaaaaactaacgaaatacaagaaaaatacaaagtagttcattaaaaacaaacaagccagtttgtatttcgatagggttttttgacaataggccttttttctttattttttctgataaatgaaaattttgttttagtttaaaaattttgtgcataaaaacacaactaaattcaaagtgtaaattgtgtgtacaaatgagttttcaataagtgtacatatttcagtttttcatagttaaggaattgacctccagattcttgtgttacacaaatatagtgaacttgggtacagaaattcaaattaaaaagtttttcacaataatttgaaaaactctatgTTATCTCTGCTTTttgcacttaaaggagtaaccctctgtaataaattaaacttttaataaaaatcaataactctgaactgaacacttttcgccatgatataaaattaaaacgcTGTGGAACAGGACCAACACTTTTGCGACTACATAAACCCTgcttcaatcttttacgtctctgcacagaaccctaattgaccgttttcaaccgaaacgacaatggcaacccagattttcccgttatgctcacttatgcggcagttacccaccgacgtgtgcagtacgtaaggacgtttgtcgtacgaagcacgtttgaccgaactctcaagcccgtaggaatcaatgtgtgcgtctgtgtacatgtacataacatatttgtgtgtgtattgtttacagataagcactgttgccattgaccattttgcatgtatgcttatggaaacatcaactttttccaatttaatttttgatattgtaaaaggccggaatacatattaaataaggataaatagattaaatatttataatcagcacttttacataattatttcgaattatttccacaatttttcaaattttaattaggcttttttgcataaaattgcaaacggtcaaaaattagcgcacaaaagtttactaggcaactctgtctagtgagagagcgatcagctgacacgttcttacggaaaaaatcaaaattgttttgatttctacgttccgggctacgtacgtacgggcgttgcacgtcggtgagttttcgtttacattgcacactcataagataggtcgtgtcagctgacacgttttttctacgtacgttcgtgggtaactgccgcattaagcgagtgaagccgtggttactcacgaacgtacgtagaaaaaacgtgtcagctgacacgacctatcttatgagtgtgcaatgtaaacgaaaactcgccgacgtgcaacgcccgtacgtacgtatcccggaacgtagaaatcaaaacaattttgattttttccgtaacaacgtgtcagctgatcgctctctcactagacagagttgcctagtaaacttttgtgcgctaatttttgaccgtttgcatttttatgcaaaaacgcctaattaaagtttgaaaaattgtgaaaataattcgaaataattatgtaaaagtgctgattataaatatttaatctatttatacttatttaatagtattccgtccttttataatatcaaaaattaaattggaaaaagttgatgtttccataagcatacatgcaaaatggtcaatggcaacagtgcttatctgtaaacaatacacacacaaatatcttatgtacatgtatacagccgcacacattgattcctacgggcttgagagttcggtcaaacgtgcttcgtacgacaaaggttcttacgtacggcacacgtcggtgggtaactgccgcattactgtcagaaagaagtcaacacacttgtaccatagtgtacctatacaagtgtatCAACTAAgcaataaacgtcaaaactactaacagcctcgctcacctgatgcaaatctcaggtctagagttgcatttttggtacgtaagagcacttcaagctgagttgcatttgatagtttaaaaaaaactttgtagtatttacaaatgaaatagttgcatatatatatatatcctcggaaataagaatactagaagatttgtagcctgcaacaatgcgaaaacatacggaaagcaaaatttatttaaattaagctggagacattggtgctttatcggtaaccgtatcggtaacagctgatttgaccaaccttatgagaatcaatgcaatcgattattggtgccgctaaggtcgtaaccgtatcgtagccaaccaattgggttttggtttaccgtcgtaacgataaacagctgattacgttagggatacggatacagcgatacgacatacggcaccaatgactccggctttagagtcaaaatataaagcgctacACGtgtaatacgccaattacacggctcaagtattcttgtgccaattaccaatttgcacaaggatttgcccggtatgtgcactggttgcgctatttgcgcaaagagctgcgctaaaatcaaaacgattttgatatttacgcatgcctgcaaatattgcacatgcttttttcttcgtgtgtggaaaatcttacacagtttacctggggttcctgataatatagcatcagtaattattgcttaaaaatgttaatatcgaaggcgcaaggaccatctctagcttgtaacaggaattcacacaaattcaataataaataataatttttttatacaattagaacacatgtttcatttgttgcgctagttgaaaaatgaatattgtgcAGTGCTGcgatgagttgagctggtcttgcaattaaaatatatattttataaatacaatggaaaataaacgcttctgtgcgagtttttcgacttataccgtgaattaccagcactgtggaaaataaatagtgaatttttatacaattaatgccttttttatacaattaaaagacatgtttcatttgttgcgctactttaaaaatgaatattgcgcagtgtttttgagccgtgtatgtcaaaattttcatttgcacaaatttcgtcgttttatatttgcgcatggtttttgtgtcatgtatgggccgtaaaACATGGAAACATTTTACTTCTAAGGCgtttacacaaatgcattatCAACGTAGAATTGACGGCATTTGCCgctactggttatagaaacataTTTGGGACAGGGTAACATATTTACCAAAGTGTTATGTTGCAACCCACACTACTGCTGCAGCTTATTTTgacaattaaattatttttgtttacgccggaggaaaaaaaatataatacgtATTGAATGGAGAAAGATAATTTGCCTAAAAGTTTAAGTAACCATCAATCGGAAGCAGATAGTTTTAAAGATGATGCAGGTGAAAAGCCTACGAACAGTGACAACGAACATAACGGGGCTTCCTGCAATCCTTCCGCTCCACTTCATCCAGACGACGGCCAAGATGATGAGGATTTGTCACGCATACGTGGTGATGCTATTGGTAATACTTTGTATAGTGAACGTTTTGTACTTTCCACATTATTAAAGTTAACCAAAAATGAGAAGGAACTTGCTGAAAATAAGAGTTTTGAAAATGATCTATGCTCAATGTGGGACATGACAATTGAAGAGGATGTTGTGCTACTGTTATTGGAACATAATGTGCTAGAACTTTTTGCACATTGTATTAATGCTACTGACGATAAACGTTTAGTAGAGATTTTAGTTGGTATTTTGGGCAATATGTGCAATTTCAAGCAATCACGTGAATTGCTTGTTGAAAACATTGCGCTAGTGCAGACACTGCTCGATCTTACGAATTGCACAGATTCTTTAACGCTTTTGCAAATTACGCGCTTATTTTCGGTTGTACTCATACATGCTGATCGTAAAGCCGCATTGCAATGGTATCAACGTATTTGTAATTGTAAAGATTTTGTTAAAAACCTAACATTTATATTAAGCAATTCTATAAATGAACAATTGCTGCGGCAAACTGTGGAAACATTAAATGCTATCCTCGCAAAATTTGCACTAGTCGatccaaataaacaaaagttAGAAGCAATCAAAAAGAATGTAAACGACAATGACTTGGATGGTGATGGTGATATTTTGCCAACGTTCGAGCAACTTTTTGTTAATGAGGCACTCATCAAAGCTACTATAGAGGCATTCTTAGCATTATTGCCAAGGAAAAATTCGACAGTGTTACAAGATGAAAATGAGGAAGAATATGAAGACGATGATGATGATAGCACAATCATATTTACACAGAGTACATACAACTTAATGCAAATATTCTTAAATATACATTGCATTTTAACACAATACGATGAATTATCGCAAATTAGTTATATGCCACATATTGAAACGTTAATGGATTGCATAAGTTGTATACTTGAGCCGTTATGTAATCCAAAGTATGTGCCACATTTAAGCAATAGAGAACAAGACTTGCTGGA from Eurosta solidaginis isolate ZX-2024a chromosome 3, ASM4086904v1, whole genome shotgun sequence includes these protein-coding regions:
- the LOC137245280 gene encoding protein transport protein Sec24C-like; the protein is MPNPISVIIENQNSAGGAFITNEQGLLPPLVTTKYVVEDQGNSSPRYVRSTLYCIPATADLLKTTALSITLTASPMARTDEGEYEPPIVNFGELGAIRSNRCKAQ
- the LOC137245282 gene encoding uncharacterized protein, coding for MEKDNLPKSLSNHQSEADSFKDDAGEKPTNSDNEHNGASCNPSAPLHPDDGQDDEDLSRIRGDAIGNTLYSERFVLSTLLKLTKNEKELAENKSFENDLCSMWDMTIEEDVVLLLLEHNVLELFAHCINATDDKRLVEILVGILGNMCNFKQSRELLVENIALVQTLLDLTNCTDSLTLLQITRLFSVVLIHADRKAALQWYQRICNCKDFVKNLTFILSNSINEQLLRQTVETLNAILAKFALVDPNKQKLEAIKKNVNDNDLDGDGDILPTFEQLFVNEALIKATIEAFLALLPRKNSTVLQDENEEEYEDDDDDSTIIFTQSTYNLMQIFLNIHCILTQYDELSQISYMPHIETLMDCISCILEPLCNPKYVPHLSNREQDLLDSVNDILESLGDPFDERCLIYAISIWNLLRVENDRIARRTPPANDFEDIPVKEDDFNFDTSYLTILDLIMRMINAASELQLSQVWKDNNPDDNMKNLQNTLSIGDADEVTKRCYSKIQKVLENSQQP